The following proteins come from a genomic window of Halobellus litoreus:
- a CDS encoding RNA-guided endonuclease InsQ/TnpB family protein gives MKVRRTVPVKLDVTDEQADLLHETIDEFLWAANYVVDAAWDGEWAETRSSVLHEQTYDEVREQTQLHSNHVQSARDRAVDALKSVVTKWSNGEYASLPTFTARFCDYNQRNATFHDDHASLSTVDGRVTVEYILPDETRDTPHSEYLRSDDWEQTGATLHHRRGDFYLHVRTKADVDNPEPAENGTVLGVDLGVENIAVTSTGVFWSADELNHWRQEFVERRKSLQECGTRYAHENVQSVGRKEEGRFKQYLHSVANELLEEATENGCTVIAFENLTDIRDRMPNARKFHEWAFRRLYEYVSYKAEECGIYVEQVNPNNTSRRCSSCGFTHEDNRPSQDTFCCQSCGYENHADYNAAKNIGYRLLRNQTGGEGGVPVGVRLNTGMLNANGIKPVPDSVRAGVHGEDPPL, from the coding sequence GTGAAGGTCCGCCGCACCGTCCCGGTCAAACTCGACGTGACCGACGAACAGGCGGACCTGCTTCATGAGACGATTGATGAGTTCTTGTGGGCCGCCAACTACGTTGTGGATGCTGCGTGGGACGGCGAGTGGGCTGAAACCCGCTCGTCCGTTCTACACGAGCAGACCTACGATGAAGTCCGCGAACAGACGCAGCTCCACAGCAACCACGTTCAATCAGCTCGTGACCGTGCCGTTGACGCACTCAAGAGTGTTGTCACCAAGTGGTCGAACGGCGAATATGCCTCGTTACCGACGTTTACCGCTAGGTTCTGTGACTACAACCAGCGCAACGCGACTTTCCACGACGACCACGCCTCGCTCTCGACTGTCGATGGACGCGTGACCGTCGAGTACATCTTACCCGACGAGACCCGTGATACGCCCCACTCGGAGTACCTGCGTAGCGACGACTGGGAACAAACCGGCGCAACGCTCCACCATCGCCGTGGCGATTTCTATCTCCACGTCCGAACAAAGGCGGACGTGGATAACCCCGAACCAGCCGAGAACGGAACGGTTCTCGGCGTGGACCTCGGGGTCGAGAACATCGCTGTCACTTCAACAGGTGTATTCTGGTCCGCTGATGAATTGAACCACTGGAGACAGGAGTTCGTTGAGCGCCGGAAGTCGCTCCAAGAGTGTGGGACACGGTATGCCCACGAGAACGTTCAGTCTGTCGGACGTAAGGAAGAGGGGCGCTTCAAGCAGTATCTGCACAGTGTAGCAAACGAACTGCTTGAAGAGGCTACAGAGAACGGCTGTACGGTGATCGCGTTCGAGAACCTGACGGATATCCGTGACCGGATGCCGAACGCCCGGAAGTTCCACGAATGGGCGTTCCGGCGACTGTACGAGTACGTCTCATACAAAGCCGAGGAATGTGGCATCTATGTCGAGCAGGTGAATCCGAACAATACGAGTCGGCGGTGTTCATCGTGCGGGTTCACCCACGAGGACAACCGCCCGTCGCAGGACACCTTTTGCTGTCAGTCCTGTGGATACGAGAACCACGCGGACTACAACGCGGCCAAGAACATCGGCTATCGACTCCTTCGCAACCAAACCGGGGGCGAAGGAGGCGTACCCGTAGGCGTGCGCTTGAACACCGGGATGCTGAACGCGAACGGGATCAAACCCGTACCGGATTCGGTTAGAGCGGGAGTCCATGGTGAAGACCCACCACTATAG
- a CDS encoding Cdc6/Cdc18 family protein, translating into MGREGRRAGSNHPEDEEDRESSSADPENPESTGGDGDSPDTSQTTFEKGSDPVDSSQQATNGDGGGISIRDRLQTESSGGVFANKDLVRSDTIIDEDRIVGRDDQLGRVVDNLKPVLQNEGIPDMLLSGPSGTGKSLIIHAVCKQIVELCESQGKTFGVISINCEGPKTADRAVYRLVKAAADDLGVDPGVPQTGVSTDQKLERLYELMREYYDGVIFILDEIDMLEGPYQEAEYNSLIYQLSRARKLADFDGPISLTTITNYADFMKDLNSRAQSSYNPDDIFFDDYDANQLRSILRNRRDAFKPESLADDVVPLVAAFGSQTHGDARKAIDLLRWAGELAERRGADTVTEADVRDAQEKYTENRKLRHISGISTQKKLSIYAVAATANYAREHPEWIPAGPAFKTYQFIADTMDADQYSRETFVNHVTEQSTYGVLDFERRGKGRGRGVHMYFSLSEDPETIMETIREDSRFEDLAHEEATISAVVRERLKQFRSKN; encoded by the coding sequence ATGGGACGAGAGGGACGTAGAGCAGGATCGAATCATCCAGAAGATGAGGAGGATCGCGAATCCTCTTCTGCTGATCCTGAAAACCCTGAGTCGACGGGTGGTGATGGTGATTCGCCCGATACGTCACAAACGACGTTCGAGAAGGGCTCGGATCCGGTTGATTCGTCTCAACAAGCAACCAACGGCGACGGTGGCGGCATCTCAATTCGTGATCGACTCCAAACCGAGTCGTCCGGGGGCGTTTTCGCGAACAAAGACCTCGTTCGATCAGATACTATCATCGACGAGGATCGTATCGTCGGTCGTGATGACCAACTGGGCCGTGTCGTCGACAATCTGAAACCGGTACTCCAGAATGAAGGCATCCCGGATATGCTTCTGAGTGGTCCCTCTGGAACTGGGAAGTCGCTCATCATTCATGCAGTCTGCAAACAGATCGTCGAACTGTGTGAATCTCAAGGCAAGACGTTCGGGGTCATTTCAATCAACTGCGAGGGGCCGAAGACTGCTGATCGGGCGGTCTATCGGTTAGTTAAAGCTGCTGCCGACGACCTCGGCGTCGATCCTGGAGTTCCCCAAACCGGAGTTTCAACGGATCAGAAGCTGGAGCGACTGTACGAACTGATGCGCGAGTACTACGACGGTGTGATCTTCATTCTCGATGAAATCGATATGCTTGAAGGACCGTATCAGGAAGCAGAGTATAATTCTCTCATCTACCAGCTTTCACGGGCGCGAAAACTCGCCGATTTTGATGGTCCGATTTCACTCACGACTATCACGAACTACGCCGATTTTATGAAGGACCTCAACAGCCGCGCACAGAGTTCTTACAATCCTGACGATATCTTCTTCGACGATTACGATGCGAATCAACTCCGTAGTATTCTCCGCAACCGACGGGACGCCTTCAAACCAGAATCGCTTGCGGATGATGTTGTTCCGCTTGTTGCTGCGTTCGGATCCCAAACCCATGGGGATGCGCGGAAAGCGATTGATCTCCTCAGATGGGCTGGTGAATTAGCCGAGCGGCGTGGAGCCGACACAGTTACCGAGGCTGATGTCCGTGATGCTCAGGAGAAATACACCGAAAACCGCAAGCTCCGCCATATTAGCGGCATTTCGACTCAAAAGAAACTCTCCATCTACGCCGTGGCGGCGACGGCCAACTACGCAAGAGAACATCCTGAGTGGATCCCTGCTGGACCTGCGTTCAAGACGTACCAATTCATTGCTGATACGATGGACGCAGACCAGTACAGTCGCGAGACGTTCGTGAATCACGTCACAGAGCAGAGTACGTACGGTGTGTTGGACTTCGAGCGTCGAGGCAAGGGGCGAGGCAGAGGAGTGCATATGTATTTCTCCCTCTCCGAGG